A portion of the Rhodopseudomonas sp. BAL398 genome contains these proteins:
- the alr gene encoding alanine racemase: MNIVYDAKSIAADAAVSAEADQAAALAAAIATSPGLLTIDLDAIAANWRKLEKTAVPAECAAVVKANAYGCGIGPVTRALANASCKTFFVATLDEARAVRAISSSAAVYVLSGFMQNSGDAFAQINCQPVIGDLYELAEWDVFCRRTGWNGGAAIHIDTGMSRLGLTITEAQGIVPRINAGDHGITLVLSHLACADTVNHPLNAKQVASFREIASLFSGVPASLAASSGIFLGSHFHFDVVRPGVALYGVNPTPEADNPMLPVVDLKAKILQVRNVEKGDSVGYGATWTARRPTRLAVIATGYADGYFRACGSSDGTRGADVVIAGKRCPVAGRISMDLLAVDITDLPANAARRGHLATLIGDGITVDELAHHFGTIGYEVLTSLGRRYARVYKGGDAVAVTPAEHPEGETAAS; encoded by the coding sequence ATGAACATCGTCTATGACGCGAAATCGATAGCGGCTGATGCCGCGGTGTCTGCCGAGGCCGACCAGGCCGCGGCGCTGGCCGCCGCCATTGCCACCTCTCCGGGCCTGCTCACCATCGACCTCGACGCCATCGCCGCCAACTGGCGCAAGCTGGAAAAGACCGCGGTTCCGGCCGAATGCGCCGCCGTGGTCAAGGCCAATGCCTATGGCTGCGGCATCGGCCCGGTGACCCGCGCGCTCGCCAATGCCAGCTGCAAGACCTTCTTCGTCGCCACCCTCGACGAGGCCCGCGCGGTGCGGGCGATCAGCTCGTCGGCGGCGGTCTATGTGCTCAGCGGTTTCATGCAGAACAGCGGCGACGCGTTCGCGCAGATCAATTGTCAGCCGGTGATCGGCGACCTCTACGAGCTGGCCGAATGGGACGTGTTCTGCCGCCGCACCGGCTGGAACGGCGGCGCCGCGATCCATATCGACACCGGCATGAGCCGGCTCGGCCTCACCATCACCGAAGCGCAGGGCATCGTGCCGCGCATCAATGCCGGCGATCACGGCATCACATTGGTGTTGAGCCATCTGGCCTGCGCCGACACCGTCAACCACCCGTTGAATGCCAAGCAGGTCGCGAGCTTCCGCGAGATCGCCAGCCTGTTTTCCGGGGTACCGGCCTCGCTCGCCGCCTCCTCCGGAATCTTTCTCGGCTCGCACTTCCATTTCGATGTGGTGCGACCGGGCGTCGCGCTATACGGCGTCAATCCGACGCCGGAGGCCGACAATCCGATGCTGCCGGTGGTCGATCTCAAGGCCAAGATCCTGCAGGTCCGCAACGTCGAAAAGGGCGACAGCGTCGGTTATGGGGCGACCTGGACCGCGCGGCGGCCGACCAGGCTGGCGGTGATCGCCACCGGCTATGCCGACGGCTATTTCCGCGCCTGCGGCAGCAGCGACGGCACCCGCGGCGCCGACGTGGTGATCGCCGGCAAACGCTGCCCGGTGGCGGGGCGGATCTCGATGGACCTGCTGGCGGTCGATATCACCGACCTGCCCGCCAACGCCGCGCGCCGTGGCCATCTGGCGACGCTGATCGGCGACGGCATTACCGTCGACGAGCTGGCGCACCATTTCGGCACCATCGGCTATGAGGTGCTGACAAGCCTCGGGCGCCGCTATGCGCGTGTCTATAAGGGCGGCGACGCCGTCGCCGTGACGCCGGCGGAACATCCCGAGGGCGAGACCGCCGCCAGCTAG